CCAACACCCAACGCAGTCAAAAAACCTAATGGGTTTTGCATTGCCGGAACGATAAACATTCCCCCTGAAGGAACCGGGGAGCCTACATCTAACAGCATGATTATGATACCCCCTATGGCTGCACCAAAGGAGCAAGAAAATATCACGCGAAATGGATCGACAGCAGCAATAGGGATAACGCCTTCTGTAATCATGCAAATCCCCATAGGAAATGCAATTTTTATATTATCTGCCTCATTATTACTATATCTAGATTTTTTAATTAGCCAGGACAAGGTTACACCAAAAGGGGGAATCATCGATGCACATACTTTTATCGCTTCTGGTCCATATACTTTGTCAATTAATAGACCATCCGCAAATAAAGAGGCAACTTTATTAACCGGTCCGCCAAAATCAAATGCCGCCATGGCTCCCATGATAGCTCCGAACACAGCTTTTGATCCGCCTTGCATATTTACCAGCATATCTTTCAATACAAATGAAGCGGCTGCAATCGGCCTGCCAATAATAAAGAACATGATAAAACCTACAATAAGAGACGCCAGTAACGGAAGAATCATCATAGGCATTAAGCCTCGCGCCCAGATTGGAACCTTTATATTTTTCTTGAGAAAATTCACACACCAGCCCGATAAATAGCCGCCAAGCATACCGCCAAGAAAGCCTGCGCCCATTGCGTTGGCAATCATCCCCATTAATAAACCAGGTGCAATCCCCGGCCGATCAGCAATAGAATAGGCAATTGCTGCCGACATAACCGCCGGAATTAAGCCCATCCCGTAAACGCCTAAGGTAACTGCCGCTTCCCATAAATTATATTGGCTTTTATAATCCGAAATTAAGGCTGGATTTCCGCCAACTATGTTTCCGATGGCAATCAATAACCCTGATGCAACTACCAAAGGGATCATATATGAAATTCCTGTCATAGCATGCCGCTTTAATTCCAGTTCTTTTAACATAATAATAACCCCCACTCAATTCAATTTTTATCCTTTTAATTCCGCCTGGATTTTATTTAATAATCCTTTTGGAGATTTAATGGCAATATGTGTGGGTATTTCCACGATCCTTTTTCCTTGAAAACGTTCCCTGCCGCCAACTTTAATATCAGCCGCAATAATCACAACATCTGCTTCTGCAATATCTTTAGCTGATAACTCATCTTCTGTTCCTATGGTCCCCTGCGTTTCAATATGGATAGTGTGATTTAACTCTTTACCTGCTTTCAGCAATTTTTCTTTAGCAATATACGTGTGTGCAATTCCGGAAGTGCAAGCTGCGATTCCGACAATATTCACCTTGATCACCCCTTTTACTTTTAACTAAAAATAC
Above is a genomic segment from Pelorhabdus rhamnosifermentans containing:
- a CDS encoding PTS fructose transporter subunit IIC; protein product: MLKELELKRHAMTGISYMIPLVVASGLLIAIGNIVGGNPALISDYKSQYNLWEAAVTLGVYGMGLIPAVMSAAIAYSIADRPGIAPGLLMGMIANAMGAGFLGGMLGGYLSGWCVNFLKKNIKVPIWARGLMPMMILPLLASLIVGFIMFFIIGRPIAAASFVLKDMLVNMQGGSKAVFGAIMGAMAAFDFGGPVNKVASLFADGLLIDKVYGPEAIKVCASMIPPFGVTLSWLIKKSRYSNNEADNIKIAFPMGICMITEGVIPIAAVDPFRVIFSCSFGAAIGGIIIMLLDVGSPVPSGGMFIVPAMQNPLGFLTALGVGSLVTALLLVFLKKDALETTNKVDEEEEVDLSAISIK
- a CDS encoding PTS fructose transporter subunit IIB, which gives rise to MNIVGIAACTSGIAHTYIAKEKLLKAGKELNHTIHIETQGTIGTEDELSAKDIAEADVVIIAADIKVGGRERFQGKRIVEIPTHIAIKSPKGLLNKIQAELKG